From a single Arthrobacter sp. SLBN-112 genomic region:
- a CDS encoding PH-like domain-containing protein, translated as MDKILPGLAMLAVVAVVFVLLGVGWRNRLKRQSDVEQLPQVPAAPGEPIAVAEGQYVATTTAGDWLDRIAVHGLGIRTNATLAVYPHGVLYERSGAPALYIPASSLTGVRQDSGMAGKFVEKDGLLVLGWTLGAHGLDTGFRTRRAADKDVLYQALQDLISSAPAAGATSGK; from the coding sequence ATGGACAAGATCCTTCCCGGACTTGCCATGCTGGCGGTGGTCGCCGTCGTGTTCGTCCTCCTCGGCGTAGGCTGGCGCAACCGCCTGAAGCGCCAGTCCGACGTCGAACAGTTGCCCCAGGTGCCCGCCGCGCCCGGCGAGCCCATCGCCGTTGCCGAAGGACAGTACGTGGCCACCACCACGGCCGGCGACTGGCTGGACCGGATCGCCGTGCACGGGCTGGGCATCCGCACCAACGCCACCCTCGCGGTGTACCCGCACGGCGTCCTCTACGAACGGTCGGGCGCGCCTGCCCTCTACATCCCCGCATCCTCCCTCACCGGTGTCCGGCAGGACAGCGGCATGGCCGGGAAGTTCGTGGAAAAGGACGGCCTGCTGGTTCTCGGATGGACGCTCGGCGCGCACGGACTGGACACCGGCTTCCGGACCCGCCGCGCCGCCGACAAGGACGTGCTCTACCAGGCCCTTCAGGATTTGATTTCGTCAGCCCCAGCGGCTGGTGCCACCAGTGGAAAGTA